A genomic region of Planctomycetia bacterium contains the following coding sequences:
- a CDS encoding type 1 glutamine amidotransferase domain-containing protein, with amino-acid sequence MSSEKLAATRILMVVDDVYEDLELWYPKLRLLEAGVHVTVAGPQANKSYSGKHGYPCKSDAAIAEMDAGDFHGIVLPGGFMPDKLRREPHVLKLVRESAAADKLVAAICHGGWIAISAGVYRGVKVTGSPGIKDDLVNAGAHWHDAAVVVDRHFISSRKPDDLPEFMKAILGFLSR; translated from the coding sequence ATGTCCAGCGAGAAGCTTGCCGCGACGCGGATTCTGATGGTCGTGGACGACGTTTATGAAGATCTGGAGCTTTGGTATCCGAAGCTCCGTCTCCTGGAAGCCGGCGTGCATGTCACGGTGGCCGGGCCGCAGGCGAACAAATCGTACTCCGGCAAGCACGGGTATCCGTGCAAATCGGACGCAGCCATTGCCGAGATGGACGCCGGAGATTTCCATGGCATCGTGCTCCCAGGCGGGTTCATGCCGGACAAGCTCCGCCGTGAACCGCACGTGTTGAAGCTTGTCCGCGAGAGCGCCGCGGCGGATAAACTCGTCGCCGCCATCTGCCACGGCGGTTGGATCGCCATTTCGGCCGGCGTCTATCGCGGAGTCAAAGTCACCGGTTCGCCGGGCATCAAAGACGACCTGGTGAACGCCGGCGCCCATTGGCACGACGCCGCGGTGGTGGTGGATCGCCACTTCATCTCCAGCCGCAAGCCAGACGATCTGCCGGAGTTTATGAAAGCGATTCTTGGTTTTCTGTCGCGGTGA
- the prmC gene encoding peptide chain release factor N(5)-glutamine methyltransferase, whose product MSSDTWTVGRLLKWTTDFLKQRGAESPRLDAEVLLASAKGCERIALYTSFEDEADEPLRTRFRELVKRRADGTPVAYLVGKREFYSLPFEVTPDVLIPRPETEHLVIEILDRAKELGAGTALEIADVGTGSGIIAVCAAKQLPQARLTAIDISPAALEVAKRNAARHKVSERLEFLVSDLFAALPAERKFQIIASNPPYVSESELAALAPDVRDHEPRGALVAGPRGTEVIERLIPQAAARLTPGGWLMMELSPMIESAVRDLIVQQGGFQTPKTIKDLAGLPRIVTARRHS is encoded by the coding sequence ATGTCCAGCGACACTTGGACCGTCGGCCGCTTGCTCAAATGGACGACCGATTTTCTGAAGCAGCGCGGGGCGGAAAGTCCGCGGTTGGACGCCGAGGTGTTGCTGGCATCCGCCAAAGGTTGCGAGCGGATCGCCTTATACACGTCATTCGAAGACGAGGCCGACGAACCTTTGCGGACGCGGTTTCGCGAATTGGTCAAACGCCGCGCCGACGGTACGCCCGTGGCCTATTTGGTCGGCAAACGCGAGTTCTATTCGTTGCCGTTCGAAGTCACGCCGGATGTTTTGATTCCGCGCCCGGAGACCGAGCATCTGGTCATCGAGATTCTCGACCGCGCGAAGGAACTCGGCGCCGGTACGGCGTTGGAGATTGCCGACGTGGGAACCGGCAGCGGGATCATCGCCGTTTGCGCTGCGAAGCAATTGCCGCAAGCTCGCTTGACGGCCATCGATATCAGCCCCGCGGCGCTCGAAGTCGCCAAGCGCAACGCTGCGCGGCACAAGGTCAGCGAACGGCTGGAGTTTCTGGTCAGCGACCTGTTCGCGGCGCTGCCTGCGGAGCGGAAGTTTCAAATCATCGCCAGCAATCCGCCCTATGTGAGCGAATCGGAGTTGGCCGCGCTCGCTCCCGACGTGCGCGATCACGAACCGCGCGGCGCATTGGTTGCCGGCCCCAGGGGGACGGAAGTAATTGAGCGGCTCATTCCGCAGGCCGCCGCACGGCTAACACCCGGCGGTTGGCTGATGATGGAGCTGAGCCCCATGATCGAGTCGGCCGTGCGAGATTTGATCGTCCAGCAGGGAGGTTTTCAGACGCCCAAGACGATCAAGGATCTGGCGGGCTTGCCACGGATCGTGACGGCACGCCGCCACAGTTGA